The genomic segment CGAAGCCCGCCGTGACCAGCCTGGTCGACCGCCTGGAAAAGGGCGGGTACCTGCGCCGGGCCGCGCATCCGGATGACCGCCGGATTTTCCTGCTGGAAATCCTCGCCAAGGGGCGCAAGACCGTCGACTGCGTGCAGGGAATATTCCTCAACATGCTCCTGGCCACCCTGAAAAATTTCAGCGCCTCCGACCGGAAGATCATCGAGAAATTTTACGCGCATTTTTCGATCACGATCGACGACACGCTTTGCAGCAAGGAGTGCCGTTCGTGAAGAAAAGCCTTCCGGTTCTCATTCTTGTCTTGGGATTGTTTCCCGCTTCGGCCTGGGCCATGGCGCGAAAACCCCCGATGCCGGCCGAGGTGCTTCCGGCGGAAGCCTCGCCTCCGGTTTCGTTTGACCTGTGGAAATGCTACGAGATGGCGCTGAACCGCAGCGAGACCGTCGGCATCCAGAAACTGGAAGTCGCGCGTGCGCGCGCCGCTGTTCTGAAAGCGACCGGAGAAGCGATCGGCGACGTGGATTTCGTGATGACGGATTTGTGGCAGGAGCCCCAGGGCGGCGGCGGAGGGGAAGGATCTTCGGTCGGTTCCACGCTGTCCAAGCCGCAGCGCCGTGAAAACCGTTTTGAATACAGCCAGCCGCTCTTCCAGGGCGGCCGCTCGCTCGGCGCGCTGACCGGCGCCGGCAGCCTGAAGAAGCAGCGCATCGGCGAATGGCAGCGCTCCAAACAGGTGCTTTTCATGGACACGGTCAATGCTTTCTACGATTACCTGAAACTGAGCCGCGACATCGAGATTATCAGCGGCATTCTCAAACTTTATGGGGACCGGGTGTCGGACTTGAAGGAGTGGGAAAAAATCGGCCGTTCCCGCGCCAGCGAATCCGCCACCGCGCGTTCGCAGCTGGAAATTTTTCAGGCGGATCTCGCGGACACGAAGGGTGATCTTGCCGTGGCCCGCGACACGCTTGCGTATTTGACCGGGGTTGCCGTGGAACCTTCGGAGCTGCAGGATGAGAAGGAGCTGATCAAACCCGGGGAAGAGGACTGGGACCTGTTCGAAGTCGCGCATCAGCGCCCCGACGTGGAGGCCGCGCGGCAGGCCGTGACGACCGCGCGCGGCGCGCTCATCGTGGCCCAGAGCGAATTCTGGCCGGACATGACGCTCGACGTGAATCACTACGAGCACCGCGAAGGATTTCAATCCGGCATCACGTGGGACGCGCTCGTCACGCTGCGTGTGCCGCTGGGCAAAGGCGGGACGACCTTCGGCGACGTGCTGGACAACGTGAGCAGGTGGAAACAGGCCAAGCTCGTTTATTCGCAGACCGAACGGCAGGCGCAGCGGGAGATCCAGGACGCGAACGCGGAGCTGAAGAGCGCCATGGAGCGCTACGGCGCGCTCGACAAGGCCGTGCATTCAGCCCAGGAAAATTTCGATCTGCAGAAGGACGAGTATCAGAAGCGGCTCGTGACGAACATCGATGTTCTTTCGGCGCTGCAGACCCTTTTCGAAACCCAGCGCGACGCGAACGAAGCTTACTATGACGCGAAGAAAAATTACTGGAAACTGGAAGTCGCCAAGGGCGAGCTGACCGACACGCCGCATCCGGCGGTTCCCGGAGGCACGGCGTGACGCTTTCCGATTATTCGATCAAAAATCCCGTGTTTGCGTGGGTGCTCATGGCCGGCATCCTGGTGTTCGGCTGGGTGGGCTACAAGCGCCTGGGCGTGAGCCAGCTTCCGGACGTGGATTTTCCCGTGGTAACTGTCTCGGTGACGTGGGAAGGCGCCGCGCCCGAAGTCATGGAGACCGAAGTGACCGACGTGATCGAAGACGCGGTCATGAGCGTGGAAGGCATCAAGGAAGTGACGTCCAATTCCCAGCAGGGCCAGGCCTCCATCACGATCGAGCTGAACCTGAACCGCGACATCGACGCCGCGCTGCAGGACGTGCAGACGAAGATCGCGCAGGCGCAGCTCAACCTGCCCCGCGACATCGACCCGCCGATCGTGACGAAAACCAATCCCGAAGACCAGCCCATCATGTGGCTCGCGCTTTCCGGCGACAGGCCGTTCAAAGACCTTGTGCATTACGTGAGCGAGACGCTGAAAGACCAGTTCACGACCGTTTCCGGCGTGGGCGACATCCGGCTCGGCGGCTACGTGGACCCGAACCTTCGCGTCTGGCTGGACGCGGCGAAGATGCGCGAAAAAGAATTGACCGTCGAAGACGTGCTGAACGCGATCACCACCCAGCACTCGGACCTGCCCGCCGGCTACATCGACACCGGCCATAAGGAGATCAACGTCCGCGTCTACGGCGAGGCCGCGACGGCCGAGGCGTTCTCAAATCTCATCATTCCCAGCCGCGTACGCGGAGGGCCCGTGTGGACAGACCTGCACATCGGCGACATCGGCAAGGTGGAAGACGGGCTCGCGGACGAACGGCGCATCTCGCGCACCGGCGGCAAGCGCGCGATCGGCATCGGCATCATCAAGCAGCGCGGCACGAACGCCGTGTCCGTCGCCGAGGCCGTGAAGAAAAAGGCGGAAGCCCTGAAACCCATGCTTCCGGACGGCATGCAGCTGACCGTCGTCTTCGACGCCACCAAGTTCATCGAACAGTCCGTGCATTCGCTCACGATGAACCTGGTTCTCGCGGCGCTGCTCACGTCGATCGTCTGCTATGTATTCCTGGGCAGCTTCAGCGCGACCTTTAACGTGCTGCTCTCGATCCCCGTGTCCATCATGGGCGCGTTCATCATCATCTACTTCCTGGGTTTCACGATCAACACGTTCACCATGCTGGGGCTGACGCTCGTCATCGGCATCGTGGTCGACGACGCCATCATGGTGCTCGAAAACATTTCCCGCTATCACGAACAGGGCCTCGAGCGAAAGGAAGCGGCCATCATCGGCGCCCGGCAGATCACGTTCGCGGCGCTGGCCGCGTCCATCGCCATTCTTGCGATTTTCGTCCCGGTCATTTTCATGCAGGGCGTCATCGGAAAGTTTTTCTTCCAGTTCGGCATCACGATTTCCGTCGCCGTGCTGTTTTCACTCCTGGAAGCGCTCACCATCGCGCCCATGCGCTGCTCGCAGTTTCTGACCGTGGGCCATTCGACGCGGCTGGGCAAATTCATGGACGACCGCATGCACGCGCTCTCGCGCCGCTATGAGCAGGCCCTGCGTTTTTGCCTCGATCACCGCAAGAAGGTCCTGGCGGTTTCTTTGGGGGTCTTCATCCTGTCGTTCCAGCTCACCAAGGGCATCAAAAAAGAATTCGTCCCGTCGCAGGACCAGAGCCGCTTTCTCGTCCGCCTCGTCCTGCCGCTCGGGACGTCCATCGAAGAGACGGACGCGCTCTTCAAAAAAGCCGAGGCGTTTTTGATGACGCAGCCCGCGCTCAATAAATATTACAGCGCCATCGGCGGGTTCACCGGCGGCCAGGTGAATACGGGCATGCTGTTCGTCACCATGAAAGACAAGAAGGACCGGCCCAAGGTGAACGGCCATCCCATGACGCAGCAGGAATTCATGGGTGTCGTGCGCAAAGAGTTCAGCGGCCTGCCGAACGTCGAGCGCGCCATCATCCAGGACCTGTCGCAGTCGGGCTTCACGGCCCAGCGCGGTTTTCCCGTGGAATTCACGCTGCGCGGCCCGGATTGGACAAAGCTCGCGGATTACGGCAAGCAGATCATGGACAAGATGAAAGAGTCAGGCCTGATGACCGACATCGACACCGACTATCAGCTCGGCATGCCGGAGCTGCGCGTCCTTCCGGACCGCACGAAGGCGTCCCAGCAGGGCGTGAGCGTTTCTTCCATCGCCACCACGATCAACGCCATGATCGGCGGCGTGCGCAACGGCAAATTCACCAACAACGGCAAGCGCTACGACATCCGCGTGCGCCTGAACCAGGCCGACCGCGCGAGCCCCGACGACGTGAAAGGCATCTGGGTCCGCAACCAGTACGGCGAGGTCGTGCCGCTCTCCGACGTCGTGACTTCGAACATCGAGCCGTCTCTTTTTTCCATCACCCGCAAAAACCGCGAGCGCGCGATCAGCATTTTCGCCAACCCCGCTGCCGGCCATTCGCAGCAGGAAGCCATCGACTACGTGCGCACGATGTCGGACAAAGTCCTGGAAGGCGAATACCACGCGGTTTTCTCCGGCGGTTCGCAGGCTTTTGCCGAATCGTTCAAGAGCCTTGTCTTCGCGCTGCTCATGGGCATCTTCGTGGCCTACATGGTGCTCGCCACGCAATTCGGCAGCTTCATCCACCCGTTCACGGTGCTGCTCGCGCTGCCGTTCAGCGTGACCGGCGCTTTTGCCGCGCTTTTCATCAGCCGCAATTCCATGAACCTGTACAGCATGATCGGGCTCATCCTGCTCATGGGCATCGTGAAAAAGAATTCCATCCTGCTCGTGGATTTCACCAACGAGCAGCGCCATCAGGGCAAGGCGCCGCGCGAGGCGCTCCTCGAAGCCTGCCCGGTGCGCCTGCGCCCGATCCTTATGACGTCCATCGCGACGGTCGCCGCGGCCATTCCCGAAGCGCTTTCCTGGGGCGCGGGCTCGGAAACCATGACGCCCATGGCCGTTTCCGTCATCGGCGGCGTGACCGTTTCCACGATCCTCACTCTTTTCGTCGTGCCCTGCGCCTACCTTGCTTTCTCACGTTTCGAGAAACAGGTCTATCAGAAGCCCGAAGACGGCGCGCCCGCGCCCTCCTCCGCGCCCTTACACGCGAAAAAATAATCCGCTGCTTAAACGTGAGAGCATGGACGGGGACAGGTCTTTAGACTTGTCCCCAAGGTTTTGAGAGCAGGAGGCCGGATGCAAGCGTGCAAGCGTTCGCCGCAAAACGGCTTCCCGAAGAAACACGGCTCTTGCAATCCACGCATCTCCCGAGGACAATAGACCCCATTACTGGAGGTGTCCCATGCTCACGATGCTGAAGACCAAAGGTTATGCCGCCACTTCGCCCACCGCGCCGCTTTCTCCTTTTTCCTTCGACCGCCGCGAGCCCGGCCCGCGCGACGTCCTGATCGAGATCCTTTATGCCGGCATCTGCCACTCCGACATCCACCAGGCGCGCAACGAATGGGGGAACGCGACGTACCCCATGGTGCCGGGCCACGAGATCGCGGGACGCGTGGTGCGCACGGGCGCCCAGGCGAAAAAGTTCAAGGCCGGAGACGCGGTGGGCGTGGGATGTTTCGTGGATTCTTGCCGCGCTTGCCCGAGCTGCAAGGAGGGCGAGGAGCAATTCTGCGAAAAGCATCCTTCCTTTACCTACAACGGCACCGAGCAGGACGGCAAGACGCCCACTTACGGCGGCTATTCGTCGCAGATCGTGGTCGACGAAGATTACGTGCTGAGAATTCCGGCGTCGATCCCGCTCGATAAAGCCGCGCCGCTGCTCTGCGCGGGCATCACGACCTATTCGCCTCTGCGCCGTTTTAAGGTGGGACCCGGCATGCGCGTCGGGATCGTGGGGCTTGGAGGCTTGGGGCACATGGCCGTCAAGTTCGCGGCCTCGATGGGCGCGGAAGTCACGGTCTTCAGCACCTCCAAAGCCAAAGAGGCGGACGCGCGCCGCTTCGGCGCCAAAGATTTCGTGATTGCCAAAGACCCGAAAGCGCTCGAGCCGCTGGCCGGGAGTTTTGATTTCATCCTGGACACCGCGTCCGCCAACCACGACTTGGACGCTTATCTCAACATGCTGCGCCGCGGCGGAACGCTCGCGCTCGTCGGCGCGCCGGAAAAGCCGGCCGAGTTCCACGTATTTTCGCTGATCATGAAGCGCCGCGGGATCGCGGGCTCCTTGATCGGCGGCCTCCGCGAGACGCAGGAGATGCTCGATTACTGCGGCAAAAAAAATATCGCGCCCGACATCGAAGTCATTCCCGTCCAAAAAATCAACGAGGCCTACGCCCGCACGGTCAAAGGCGACGTGCGCTACCGTTTCGTGATCGACCTGAAAACGCTTTAATTCCGCTGAGCATCAACAGGGAAGGCGTCTTTTTCCGGCACCTCGTTTTCCCTCCTCGAATGCCTCTTTAAAATGTCAGGGATTCTCTGAAAATGACCCATTTCCTTTCCTTCGCTTGACCCTTGCGCGGTTCGAAATAGAATAGAAAAAATCATTCCACATCAAGAACTCATTGTTAGGCTTCAGATCGCCATGAAAACAGAATTGATTCCTGCTCAACTTTTAGAAGATTCCGGCGACATGCGGCACGTGGTGCAGCTGTACCGCGGAGAGGATTTTCTTCTCCAGGCGCTGGAGTCTTTTGCCGACGCCGGCCTCCGCAAAGGCGAAACCGTCCTGATTATTGCCACCGGTCCTCATCTCTCCGCCTGTACCTCGGCCCTTGCCGCGAAAGGCCATAATCTTGCCGCCGCGGCCGGGAGCGGGCAGTGGCATGCCTACAACGCGGAAATCCTGCTGCCTCAAATCATGTCCGGAGACATGCCCGATGCCAAAGCCTTCGACGCGCTCGTGGGTGCGGCGATACGGCAGGCGATAGGGTTCCGGAAGAAACGCAAGATGCGCGCCTTCGGCGAACTGGTGAACCTGCTTTCGGAAAACGATAATCTCAAGGGAGCGGAAGCGCTCGAAGACCTGTGGAACGAGCTCGTCCCGCGTTACCGGTTCTCGCTTTATTGCGCCTATGCCATGGACGCGCTCGATCCGAAGAGGTATCACGGCGCGGTCCAGCAGGTCTGCAGGACGCATTCCCATTTCGTCACGGACCTGGACAACGGCCAATTTGATAACCACTTGGGGCAGGCTTTGCGCGAAATCCTCGGCTCTGAACTTTCGCTCATGGTTCGCCGGATGGCCGTCTCCGAACGCAATTTCACAGTCCGGATGACGGAAGCCGAAGCGGTCAAACATTGGCTGTTCAAAAACATGCCCCTCACTGCAGACAAGATACTGAACGCGGCGCGGCATCACCTCGAAGCGCCGACAGGAGCTCCTGCCCTAACGCGGTTGAAACCGATGCTTGCCTAGGCTAAAATAGAGCATTCTAAGACCGTTGTTTATCCCCCCGGGAAGGAATTGCTGTGAACGTTTCGGATCTTTTTGTGAAGTGCCTGGAGAATGAGGGCGTCGAATACGTCTTCGGTCTTCCGGGTGAAGAAATCGAAGACCTCCTTTTTTCGCTGGAAAAATCCACCATCAAATTCATCGCCACGCGCCATGAGCAGGGCGCGGCCTTCATGGCCGACGTGTGGGGACGCCTCACGGGCAAAGCGGGCGTGTGCCTCGCAACGCTCGGGCCGGGCGCCACGAACCTCGTCACCGGTGTCGCGGATGCGAACCTGGACAAAAGCCCGGTCGTCGCCATCACGGGACAGGCCGGCCTGCACCGGGCGCACAAGGAAAACCATCAGTACCTCGACATCGTCAGCATGTTCCGCCCCATCACCAAGTGGAATGCCGCGATCGCGGATCCTGACACGGTTCCCGAGGTCGTGCGCAAGGCGTTCAAAGTCGCGGAAAGCGAGAAGCCGGGCGCCGCGCACATCGAGCTTCCCGAAGACGTCGCGGCAATGCAGGCCGATGGGGCCCCGATCCCCGTGGTCAAGGTGCGCCGGCCCGACCCGGACAACACGGCGCTGAAAGAAACCGTACGCCTCCTGAAAAAGGCGAAGCGTCCGCTCATCATCGCGGGCAACGGCGCCGTGCGCAAACCGGTGTCGCCGCACCTGGTCAAATTCGTCGAGAAATTCAACATCCCCTACGTGAACACGTTCATGGGGCAGGGGTCTGTCCCGGACAACAGCCCGCAGTCGCTTTTCACGATCGGCCTCGGCTTCCGCGACCTCGTGATGGACGCGGTCGACGCCGCGGACCTGATCCTCACCATCGGCTACGACATCGCGGAATACTCGCCCGAGCGCTGGAACCCGCGCAACGATAAGACCATCGTGCACATCGACTTCACGGCCGCGGAGGTCTACACGCATTACCAGCCCGCGGTCGAGATCGTGGCCGACATCGCGGCAACGCTGCGCGAACTGACCGCGCTTTTTTCTAAGGAAGATAAGGTCTTCGAATATTTCTGGTACGTGCCCGTGCGCGAGAGCATCATCGCCGACCTCAAGAGCTACACGCTCAAAAAAGGCCGGCCGTTCACGGTGCCCGGCGTCCTGAACGTGCTTCGCGAAGTCATGGCCGACGAGGACCTTCTCATCAGCGACGTGGGCAGCCACAAGCTCTGGATCGCGCGCAATTTTCCCGTGAACACGCCGAACGGATGCCTGATCTCCAACGGGCTGGCGAGCATGGGCTTTGCGCTTCCCGGCGCCGTGGCCGCGGCGCTTACCGGCCAGAAGCGGAAAATTGTGGCGGCCATGGGCGACGGCGGCTTCCTGATGAATTCGCAGGAGCTGGAGACCGCGAAACGCCTGAAGCTGGGCTTTACCGTGCTCATTTTCAACGACAACGATTACGGGCTCATCAGCTGGAAGCAGACCATGAGCCGCGGGCGCACGACGGGCACGCGCCTGACCAATCCCGATTTCAAGAAATACGCCGAGAGTTTCGGCATTCCCTGCTATTCGCCCCGCGATCTGGCTTCGCTCCACCGCGATCTGAAGAAAGCGGTTTCGTCCGGCGAGCTCTGCATCGTGGAAGTTCCCGTGGATCCCAGCGTCAATCTCAAGCTGACGGGCAAACTGGCCGCGGCGCGCAAGGCAAAGAAACCCGCATGAATACCCCCACCGTGAATCCCGCGACCGGCGAGGCCGGCCGCGTTTATCCGGAAGTAACGCCGTCCGAACGCGCGGCGCTTCTTGCCTGCGCGGCGGCGGCCTTCGAATCCTGGCGCCTGCTTTCGCTCGGCGAACGCGCGGCGCGCTTCAAGTCCGCGGGCGAGGTGCTCAGGCGCGGCGCGCGGGAGCTCGCGGTGCTGATCGCCGCGGAAATGGGGAAGCCCGTGACGCAGGGGCGCAAGGAAATCGAAAAATGCGCGCTCGTCTGCGATTATTACGCGGAGCACGCCGAAAAATTCCTTTCTCCCGAACCCGTGAAAACCGAGGCCTCCAAAAGCTACGTGGCGTTCGAGCCGCTCGGCACGGTGCTGGCGGTCATGCCGTGGAATTTCCCCTTCTGGCAGGTGTTCCGCGCCGCCGCGCCCGCGATGATGGCGGGCAACACGATGGTGCTCAAGCATGCGATCAATGTTCCGGGCTGCGCGGTAGCCATTGAAAAAGTTTTCATCGACGCCGGCTTTCCGGAAGGCGCCTTCCTCAACATCCATACCGATAATGCGGGCGTGGCCGCGATCATCGAGCATCCCGCGGTCAAGGCCGTGACCTTGACCGGCAGCGTAGCCGCGGGAAGGGCCGTCGCCTCGAAAGCGGGAAGCATGTTGAAAAAAACCGTTCTCGAACTCGGCGGCAGCGATCCTTATCTTATCCTGGCCGACGCGGACCCGAAAGAAGCGGCGTTTGTCTGCGGCCAGTCGCGGATGATCAATTCCGGACAGAGCTGCGTCGCGGCCAAGCGTTTCATCGTGGAAGAAAAAGTCTACGACGCGTTCACGCAGGGGCTCGCCGATTACATGAAAGCGCTGAAGATGGGCAATCCGCTCGAAGAGGGCACGGAAGTCGGCCCTTTGGCCCGGCTGGACCTTCGCGACGGCGTGCACCGCCAGGTCGAGGAAAGCGTGCGCAAAGGGGCGCGCCTCGTGACCGGAGGCAAGCGGCCGGAAGGCCCCGGCGCGTTTTATCCGCCCACGGTGCTCGCGGACGTAAAAAAAGGCATGCCCGCCTTTGACGAAGAAGTCTTCGGCCCCGTGGCCTCGGTCATCAAGGTGCGAGACGAAAATGAGGCGGTCCGGACGGCCAATGATTCGGTTTTCGGGTTGGGCTCGGCAGTCTTCACGCGCGATGTGAAAAAAGGCGAACGCATCGCCCGCGAATTGAAGGCCGGCATCGCATGCGTCAACGCGTACGTGCAGTCCGACCCGCGGCTTCCTTTCGGCGGCGTCGAACAGTCCGGCTACGGCCGCGAGCTCGGCATTTTCGGGATCCGGGAATTCGTCAACATCAAGACGGTCTACGTCAAATGAAGCATGTCCTTCTCGTGGAGGATAGCGCGGCGCAGTCCAGGCTCATCGAAGAGGCCTTCAAGGTCGAAGGGGCCGGCTGCACGCTTGACCTGGCTGACGACGGCGGAAAAGTCCTGGATTATCTGAAGAGAAAGCCGCCCTTCGAGAAAAAAACATTTCCCGATCTCATCCTGCTCGATCTTCATCTTCCTCCGATGGGCGGCGAAGCGCTTTTAAAAATGATCCGCGAGGAAAATAGTTTCGAAGCGCTGCCCGTGCTTGTCCTCTCCAACTCCGATTACGTCGAAAACGTTTCCCGCTGCTACCAGCTCGGCGCGAACTGCTATCTGATCAAACCTTCGAGCTTCCGCGATTTATGCGGCATGGTCAGGGGCCTCAGAAAATTCTGGCTCGACTCCAAAAGAGCCGGGAATCCCGTCCGCGTTTAGGCGGCTCCTTCTTCCGTGCCCTCTTTTTAACCGCTTCTCCGAAGAACTCCTTTTCCCAACTTTCCTCTAAACGACCGAAGGATAAAAAATTGATATTTAATGATAGTTATTACTATTTAATGATATTACTTTTTTGCTAGTTAGTTTGTATCTTTTAAAAAGCGTCGCTAAACTTTAGGTGGGTTTGATCGAAGATGCTAGTTCACCGGGTTTGAGG from the Verrucomicrobiia bacterium genome contains:
- a CDS encoding MarR family transcriptional regulator → MPETLQNFTATFRSIQPKFSRMFTRILNRAGLTLPQYALLTELGHATRAMTMTEISRKLYITKPAVTSLVDRLEKGGYLRRAAHPDDRRIFLLEILAKGRKTVDCVQGIFLNMLLATLKNFSASDRKIIEKFYAHFSITIDDTLCSKECRS
- a CDS encoding TolC family protein; amino-acid sequence: MKKSLPVLILVLGLFPASAWAMARKPPMPAEVLPAEASPPVSFDLWKCYEMALNRSETVGIQKLEVARARAAVLKATGEAIGDVDFVMTDLWQEPQGGGGGEGSSVGSTLSKPQRRENRFEYSQPLFQGGRSLGALTGAGSLKKQRIGEWQRSKQVLFMDTVNAFYDYLKLSRDIEIISGILKLYGDRVSDLKEWEKIGRSRASESATARSQLEIFQADLADTKGDLAVARDTLAYLTGVAVEPSELQDEKELIKPGEEDWDLFEVAHQRPDVEAARQAVTTARGALIVAQSEFWPDMTLDVNHYEHREGFQSGITWDALVTLRVPLGKGGTTFGDVLDNVSRWKQAKLVYSQTERQAQREIQDANAELKSAMERYGALDKAVHSAQENFDLQKDEYQKRLVTNIDVLSALQTLFETQRDANEAYYDAKKNYWKLEVAKGELTDTPHPAVPGGTA
- a CDS encoding efflux RND transporter permease subunit — translated: MTLSDYSIKNPVFAWVLMAGILVFGWVGYKRLGVSQLPDVDFPVVTVSVTWEGAAPEVMETEVTDVIEDAVMSVEGIKEVTSNSQQGQASITIELNLNRDIDAALQDVQTKIAQAQLNLPRDIDPPIVTKTNPEDQPIMWLALSGDRPFKDLVHYVSETLKDQFTTVSGVGDIRLGGYVDPNLRVWLDAAKMREKELTVEDVLNAITTQHSDLPAGYIDTGHKEINVRVYGEAATAEAFSNLIIPSRVRGGPVWTDLHIGDIGKVEDGLADERRISRTGGKRAIGIGIIKQRGTNAVSVAEAVKKKAEALKPMLPDGMQLTVVFDATKFIEQSVHSLTMNLVLAALLTSIVCYVFLGSFSATFNVLLSIPVSIMGAFIIIYFLGFTINTFTMLGLTLVIGIVVDDAIMVLENISRYHEQGLERKEAAIIGARQITFAALAASIAILAIFVPVIFMQGVIGKFFFQFGITISVAVLFSLLEALTIAPMRCSQFLTVGHSTRLGKFMDDRMHALSRRYEQALRFCLDHRKKVLAVSLGVFILSFQLTKGIKKEFVPSQDQSRFLVRLVLPLGTSIEETDALFKKAEAFLMTQPALNKYYSAIGGFTGGQVNTGMLFVTMKDKKDRPKVNGHPMTQQEFMGVVRKEFSGLPNVERAIIQDLSQSGFTAQRGFPVEFTLRGPDWTKLADYGKQIMDKMKESGLMTDIDTDYQLGMPELRVLPDRTKASQQGVSVSSIATTINAMIGGVRNGKFTNNGKRYDIRVRLNQADRASPDDVKGIWVRNQYGEVVPLSDVVTSNIEPSLFSITRKNRERAISIFANPAAGHSQQEAIDYVRTMSDKVLEGEYHAVFSGGSQAFAESFKSLVFALLMGIFVAYMVLATQFGSFIHPFTVLLALPFSVTGAFAALFISRNSMNLYSMIGLILLMGIVKKNSILLVDFTNEQRHQGKAPREALLEACPVRLRPILMTSIATVAAAIPEALSWGAGSETMTPMAVSVIGGVTVSTILTLFVVPCAYLAFSRFEKQVYQKPEDGAPAPSSAPLHAKK
- a CDS encoding NAD(P)-dependent alcohol dehydrogenase, producing MLKTKGYAATSPTAPLSPFSFDRREPGPRDVLIEILYAGICHSDIHQARNEWGNATYPMVPGHEIAGRVVRTGAQAKKFKAGDAVGVGCFVDSCRACPSCKEGEEQFCEKHPSFTYNGTEQDGKTPTYGGYSSQIVVDEDYVLRIPASIPLDKAAPLLCAGITTYSPLRRFKVGPGMRVGIVGLGGLGHMAVKFAASMGAEVTVFSTSKAKEADARRFGAKDFVIAKDPKALEPLAGSFDFILDTASANHDLDAYLNMLRRGGTLALVGAPEKPAEFHVFSLIMKRRGIAGSLIGGLRETQEMLDYCGKKNIAPDIEVIPVQKINEAYARTVKGDVRYRFVIDLKTL
- a CDS encoding MEDS domain-containing protein is translated as MRHVVQLYRGEDFLLQALESFADAGLRKGETVLIIATGPHLSACTSALAAKGHNLAAAAGSGQWHAYNAEILLPQIMSGDMPDAKAFDALVGAAIRQAIGFRKKRKMRAFGELVNLLSENDNLKGAEALEDLWNELVPRYRFSLYCAYAMDALDPKRYHGAVQQVCRTHSHFVTDLDNGQFDNHLGQALREILGSELSLMVRRMAVSERNFTVRMTEAEAVKHWLFKNMPLTADKILNAARHHLEAPTGAPALTRLKPMLA
- a CDS encoding acetolactate synthase large subunit, coding for MNVSDLFVKCLENEGVEYVFGLPGEEIEDLLFSLEKSTIKFIATRHEQGAAFMADVWGRLTGKAGVCLATLGPGATNLVTGVADANLDKSPVVAITGQAGLHRAHKENHQYLDIVSMFRPITKWNAAIADPDTVPEVVRKAFKVAESEKPGAAHIELPEDVAAMQADGAPIPVVKVRRPDPDNTALKETVRLLKKAKRPLIIAGNGAVRKPVSPHLVKFVEKFNIPYVNTFMGQGSVPDNSPQSLFTIGLGFRDLVMDAVDAADLILTIGYDIAEYSPERWNPRNDKTIVHIDFTAAEVYTHYQPAVEIVADIAATLRELTALFSKEDKVFEYFWYVPVRESIIADLKSYTLKKGRPFTVPGVLNVLREVMADEDLLISDVGSHKLWIARNFPVNTPNGCLISNGLASMGFALPGAVAAALTGQKRKIVAAMGDGGFLMNSQELETAKRLKLGFTVLIFNDNDYGLISWKQTMSRGRTTGTRLTNPDFKKYAESFGIPCYSPRDLASLHRDLKKAVSSGELCIVEVPVDPSVNLKLTGKLAAARKAKKPA
- a CDS encoding NAD-dependent succinate-semialdehyde dehydrogenase — its product is MNTPTVNPATGEAGRVYPEVTPSERAALLACAAAAFESWRLLSLGERAARFKSAGEVLRRGARELAVLIAAEMGKPVTQGRKEIEKCALVCDYYAEHAEKFLSPEPVKTEASKSYVAFEPLGTVLAVMPWNFPFWQVFRAAAPAMMAGNTMVLKHAINVPGCAVAIEKVFIDAGFPEGAFLNIHTDNAGVAAIIEHPAVKAVTLTGSVAAGRAVASKAGSMLKKTVLELGGSDPYLILADADPKEAAFVCGQSRMINSGQSCVAAKRFIVEEKVYDAFTQGLADYMKALKMGNPLEEGTEVGPLARLDLRDGVHRQVEESVRKGARLVTGGKRPEGPGAFYPPTVLADVKKGMPAFDEEVFGPVASVIKVRDENEAVRTANDSVFGLGSAVFTRDVKKGERIARELKAGIACVNAYVQSDPRLPFGGVEQSGYGRELGIFGIREFVNIKTVYVK
- a CDS encoding response regulator: MKHVLLVEDSAAQSRLIEEAFKVEGAGCTLDLADDGGKVLDYLKRKPPFEKKTFPDLILLDLHLPPMGGEALLKMIREENSFEALPVLVLSNSDYVENVSRCYQLGANCYLIKPSSFRDLCGMVRGLRKFWLDSKRAGNPVRV